CCGGCCTGGCGCCGCATCGTGTTCGACAAGAGCCGCGATGAAATCAAGGAAATCGCCGTCTCCGGCACCCGCCTGATCAAGGAATTGACCGATGCGCGTCCGGAAACCCAATGGCGCTACGAGTATTCGCCAGAAACCTTCAGCATGGCTGAACTGGATTTCTCCAAGGAAGTCTGCGACGCCGTCGTCGATGCCTGGCAAGCCACGCCAGCACGTAAAGTCATTCTCAATTTACCGACCACGGTCGAATGCAGCACCCCGAACGTGTTCGCCGATCAGATCGAATGGATGCACCGCAACCTGGCCCGTCGCGACGCCGCCATCATCAGTGTCCATCCGCATAACGACCGCGGCACAGGCGTCGCCGCTGCTGAACTGGCCGTAATGGCCGGCGCCGATCGCGTCGAAGGCTGTTTGTTCGGCAACGGTGAACGCACCGGCAACGTCGACTTGGTCACACTGGCCTTGAATTTGTACACCCAGGGCGTCAATCCGGGACTCGATTTTTCCGACATCGATGAGGTACGCCAATGCGTTGAAGACTGCAACCAGATTCCGGTTCATCCGCGCCATCCATATGTCGGCGACCTGGTCTTCACCGCTTTCTCCGGCTCGCACCAGGATGCGATCAAGAAAGGCTTCGCAGCACAAAAGGCCGATGCCATCTGGGAAATCCCTTATCTGCCGATCGACCCGGCCGATCTCGGCCGCAGCTACGATGCTGTGATTCGCGTCAACAGCCAGTCCGGCAAAGGCGGCATGGCATATCTGCTGGAACAGGAATACGGCCTGGCCATGCCGCGCCGCCTGCAGATTGAATTCAGCCGCGCGATTCAGAAAGCCGCCGACGCGACCGGCAAGGAAATCGCCGCCAGCGACATCTATCAGATCTTCAAGCAAGAATATCTGGACAAACAATCGCCCTACGTTTATCGCGGCCATCGCATGAGCGAAGATTCAAACCAGCCGCAACCTGTGAGGATCGACATCGACATCCGGCGCGACGGCCAGGCGCATACGCTGAGCGGCCATGGCAACGGGCCGATCGACGCCTTCGTCAATGCGTTGGGGCTGGATATCAAACTGATGGATTTCCATGAACACGCAATTAGCGCCGGCGCTGATGCGCAAGCCGCAAGCTATATCGAATTGCGTCTCAACGATGCGCCGACCGGGTTCGGCGTCGGCATCGATGCCAATACACTGACGGCGTCGTTCAAGGCGATCCTGAGCGCAGTGAACCGGCAAATTGAAATCGCCGGTGAAGCAGCCAACCAGGAAATCGCCAACAGCGCCGCAGCGGCGTAACGCGTCAACGCTTTGCAGTTGTTACCGTGGCGATCACACGGCGACGACTCCATGCAGCCCAGTATTACCGTACGGCCGGCCAGCATCAGCGTAGCCAGGCACCAGCAACCAGCTAGTGTCTGCGCGCTACAATATTCTGCGATTACCGAATGCATGCAGACGAAAAAAACCGCTACCTGGTAGCGGTTTTTTTCGTTCCAATCCGACTGCAATCAAGCCGCTGCCAATGCGCTCGTCAGGTTGACGATGCTTGCACGGGCGGCGGCAAAGCCGGCGTCCTTGGCGTCAGGGCCGTAGTTCAGGCCATCGGCGCGAATGACTTCGATGTCGGTAATGCCAAGGAAGCCGAACACGACTTTCAGATAGTCTTCGTGGCCAACGCCAGTCGCGCCGCCGGCATGCTTGCCGCCGCTAGTCGAGACGATGATCACTCGCTTGCCCTTGGCCAGACCTTCTGGGCCCTTTTCGCTGTAACGGAAAGTCACGCCAGCGACGCTGATCTGGTCGATCCAGAACTTGAGCTGGGTCGGCACTGAAAAATTGTACATCGGTGCGCCGATCACGATTACGTCGGAGGCCATGAATTCGTTGAGGATCGTTTCGCTCAATTCCACTTCCAGCTTTTGCGCCAGATTGCGCTCTTCCGCCGGCGTGCCTTTGGCAGCGAAAGTACCGCCGCTCAGGTGGGCAGTGACGTCCTTGCTCAGGTCGCGATAGGTCAGTTGCAGGTCGGCATCCGCGACTCGCAGGGTTGCCACGACTTCACGGGTCAATTGGCGGGAGGCCGAAGCGTCGCCGAGAATGCTGGAATCAATATGTAAGAGTTTCATGATGTGTCCGTTCGATAAATTGAGATATTGCTCAAAATCCATAGCGATCCGTATCCATCGATGCCAACAGAGTTTGAGGTAACTGGTTCGTGAACC
This DNA window, taken from Collimonas arenae, encodes the following:
- the leuA gene encoding 2-isopropylmalate synthase, with translation MMLHNPASKYRPFPPIPLSDRTWPNQIISAPPIWMSTDLRDGNQALIEPMDADRKLRFFKLLVKIGLKEIEVGFPSGSQTDFDFVRKLIEEKHIPDDVTIIVLTQSREDLIRRTVDSLKDAKQAIVHLYNPIAPAWRRIVFDKSRDEIKEIAVSGTRLIKELTDARPETQWRYEYSPETFSMAELDFSKEVCDAVVDAWQATPARKVILNLPTTVECSTPNVFADQIEWMHRNLARRDAAIISVHPHNDRGTGVAAAELAVMAGADRVEGCLFGNGERTGNVDLVTLALNLYTQGVNPGLDFSDIDEVRQCVEDCNQIPVHPRHPYVGDLVFTAFSGSHQDAIKKGFAAQKADAIWEIPYLPIDPADLGRSYDAVIRVNSQSGKGGMAYLLEQEYGLAMPRRLQIEFSRAIQKAADATGKEIAASDIYQIFKQEYLDKQSPYVYRGHRMSEDSNQPQPVRIDIDIRRDGQAHTLSGHGNGPIDAFVNALGLDIKLMDFHEHAISAGADAQAASYIELRLNDAPTGFGVGIDANTLTASFKAILSAVNRQIEIAGEAANQEIANSAAAA
- a CDS encoding FMN-dependent NADH-azoreductase, whose product is MKLLHIDSSILGDASASRQLTREVVATLRVADADLQLTYRDLSKDVTAHLSGGTFAAKGTPAEERNLAQKLEVELSETILNEFMASDVIVIGAPMYNFSVPTQLKFWIDQISVAGVTFRYSEKGPEGLAKGKRVIIVSTSGGKHAGGATGVGHEDYLKVVFGFLGITDIEVIRADGLNYGPDAKDAGFAAARASIVNLTSALAAA